A section of the Acanthochromis polyacanthus isolate Apoly-LR-REF ecotype Palm Island chromosome 1, KAUST_Apoly_ChrSc, whole genome shotgun sequence genome encodes:
- the b2m gene encoding beta-2-microglobulin isoform X2, which produces MKFLLFLSLAAFYCAVESKYTPPKVQVYSRDPGEFGKANTLICHVSNFHPPAISIQLMKDGVEIPDALQTDLAFKKNWHFHLTRNVAFTPQDGTKYTCKVTHGEKAAVDYIWESKM; this is translated from the exons ATGAAGTTTCTTTTGTTCCTGTCCCTGGCAGCTTTCTACTGCGCAGTAGAATCCAAATACA CTCCACCCAAGGTTCAGGTGTACAGCCGTGACCCAGGGGAGTTTGGAAAGGCTAACACTCTGATTTGCCATGTGAGCAACTTCCACCCCCCTGCCATCTCCATCCAGCTGATGAAGGATGGGGTAGAAATCCCTGATGCCTTGCAGACTGACCTGGCCTTCAAAAAAAACTGGCACTTCCATCTGACCAGAAATGTTGCCTTCACACCACAGGATGGAACCAAGTACACCTGCAAAGTCACCCATGGAGAGAAGGCGGCCGTGGACTATATTTGGG agtCAAAGATGTAA
- the b2m gene encoding beta-2-microglobulin isoform X1: MKLLWFVSLAAFYCAVDSKYTPPKVQVYSRDPGEFGKANTLICHVSNFHPPAISIQLMKDGVEIPDALQTDLAFKKNWHFHLTRNVAFTPQDGTKYTCKVTHGEKAAVDYIWESKM; this comes from the exons ATGAAACTTCTCTGGTTCGTATCTCTGGCAGCTTTCTACTGCGCAGTAGATTCCAAATACa CTCCACCCAAGGTTCAGGTGTACAGCCGTGACCCAGGGGAGTTTGGAAAGGCTAACACTCTGATTTGCCATGTGAGCAACTTCCACCCCCCTGCCATCTCCATCCAGCTGATGAAGGATGGGGTAGAAATCCCTGATGCCTTGCAGACTGACCTGGCCTTCAAAAAAAACTGGCACTTCCATCTGACCAGAAATGTTGCCTTCACACCACAGGATGGAACCAAGTACACCTGCAAAGTCACCCATGGAGAGAAGGCGGCCGTGGACTATATTTGGG agtCAAAGATGTAA
- the tmbim4 gene encoding protein lifeguard 4 has product MSSEKYPKSSIEDDFNYGTNVATASVQIRMDFLRKVYTLLSLQIILTTATSALFMFSQSIKDFVHGSPAVVLVSALLSLVLLLALAVYRHQHPVNLYLLLVFTLLEAVSVGTAVTFYEYSTVLQALFLTCAVFTGLTIYTFQSKRDFSKMGAGLFACLWILIIASFMRFFFNSDSTELVLAGAGALVFCGFIIYDTNLLMKQLSPEEHILASINLYLDIVNLFLHILRVLDSMKKH; this is encoded by the exons ATGAGCAGTGAAAAATACCCCAAGTCTTCTATTGAAGACGACTTTAACTACGGGACTAATGTTGCTACGGCCAGTGTCCAGATCCGGATGG ACTTCCTCAGGAAGGTGTACACCCTCCTGAGCTTGCAGATCATCTTAACCACAGCCACCTCGGCTCTCTTCATGTTTTCTCAAAGCATCAAAGATTTTGTCCATGGCAG tccTGCTGTGGTTTTGgtttctgctctgctctctctGGTTCTTCTGCTGGCCCTGGCAGTTTACAGGCACCAACATCCAGTCAACCTCtacctgctgcttgttttt ACTTTACTGGAGGCAGTTTCTGTGGGAACAGCGG TGACCTTCTATGAATACTCTACAGTACTTCAAGCATTGTTCCTGACCTGTGCTGTGTTTACTGGACTAACAATCTACACGTTCCAGTCCAAGAGAGACTTCAGCAAAATGGGTGCAGG GCTCTTCGCCTGCCTTTGGATCCTCATCATTGCAAGCTTTATGAGG TTCTTTTTCAACAGTGACAGTACAGAGTTGGTCCTGGCTGGAGCTGGGGCTCTGGTCTTCTGTGGCTTCATTATTTATGATACCAACCTGCTGATGAAGCAGCTCTCACCTGAGGAGCACATCTTGGCTTCCATCAACCTCTACCTTGACATCGTCAACCTCTTCCTGCACATCCTGCGTGTCCTGGACTCCATGAAGAAGCACTAA